The Celeribacter marinus genome window below encodes:
- a CDS encoding IclR family transcriptional regulator, producing the protein MKQKIGNVQSVQRAMTLLKLLAASDEGRRVSDLAKESELAVSTAHRLLTTLEDENFAYFDPERTLWHVGRAAYSVGSAYVQKYNFVTPALPYLRKLRDETRETANLGILDGEQIVTISQVESREIVRAISPTGGRVPAFCSGMGKAILATWCDGQIERFALQAGFHPMTPRSHRNLETLMTEIRHIREVGYAVDDEEHASGLRCVAGVVLSRAGDAVCAISVSALSSRLSGERINEVGVRIKGMAQSLTDTLSGAA; encoded by the coding sequence ATGAAGCAGAAAATCGGAAATGTGCAATCTGTTCAGCGCGCCATGACGCTGCTCAAGCTGTTGGCCGCGTCTGACGAGGGGCGGCGCGTGAGCGACCTTGCAAAGGAATCCGAGCTTGCGGTGTCCACGGCGCACCGGCTTTTGACAACGCTCGAGGATGAAAATTTCGCCTACTTTGATCCCGAACGCACCCTTTGGCATGTCGGTCGCGCGGCGTATTCGGTCGGATCGGCCTATGTGCAAAAATACAATTTCGTCACACCTGCGTTGCCGTACCTGCGCAAACTGCGCGATGAAACCCGCGAAACCGCGAACCTCGGCATTCTGGATGGTGAGCAAATTGTTACGATTTCTCAAGTGGAAAGCCGTGAGATTGTACGTGCAATATCCCCAACGGGCGGGCGTGTTCCGGCCTTTTGCTCAGGGATGGGAAAAGCCATTCTTGCGACATGGTGCGATGGTCAAATTGAACGGTTTGCGTTGCAGGCAGGGTTTCATCCGATGACGCCGCGCTCGCACCGCAATCTCGAAACGCTGATGACCGAAATTCGCCACATCCGCGAGGTCGGGTATGCGGTTGATGACGAGGAGCACGCGTCCGGTTTGCGCTGTGTGGCGGGTGTTGTTTTGTCTCGGGCGGGGGATGCCGTGTGTGCCATATCTGTTTCGGCCTTGTCCTCGCGTCTGTCCGGTGAGCGGATCAACGAGGTGGGTGTTCGGATAAAAGGAATGGCTCAGTCATTAACAGACACGCTATCTGGAGCTGCATAA
- a CDS encoding GlcG/HbpS family heme-binding protein, with translation MQLIKRLDLNDARLLLEGARAKADEINVPMCIAITDEGGNLIAFERMDGGKVTSITIAIDKSFTASAAKKATHDYGAISQPGGPTYGIDSAIGGRLMVVGGGLPVSVDGDVVGGIGVSSGTPAQDREVAQAGIDHFIATL, from the coding sequence ATGCAACTAATCAAACGACTGGATTTAAACGATGCGCGCCTCCTCTTGGAGGGGGCACGCGCCAAGGCAGACGAGATCAACGTGCCGATGTGCATCGCGATCACCGATGAGGGCGGCAATCTGATTGCATTCGAGCGTATGGACGGTGGCAAGGTGACCTCAATCACCATCGCAATCGACAAAAGCTTTACGGCCTCTGCGGCGAAAAAGGCGACCCATGACTACGGCGCGATCAGCCAACCGGGAGGGCCAACATACGGCATAGACTCCGCGATTGGTGGACGCTTGATGGTCGTCGGTGGCGGTCTTCCCGTGAGTGTCGACGGTGATGTTGTGGGTGGCATTGGCGTGTCATCTGGCACACCTGCACAGGACCGTGAGGTCGCTCAAGCGGGCATAGATCACTTTATCGCAACGCTTTAA
- a CDS encoding amidase, protein MAHSVNRQAILGLGAVALRDRLASGALSAVELVEACLERIGEHEEQIGAWAWLDGDHALQQAQRLDQWRKAGRPLGPLHGLPVGLKDIIDTKGIPTENGTPIDAGRVPTEDAWIVARLRAAGAIILGKTVTTEGAFMHAGKTRNPHNPDHTPGGSSQGSAAAVAAGMVPFAVGTQTGGSVIRPASFCGVVGFKPSFGLIPRTGILSQSPHLDTVGVFARSIEDCALLSDVLTGYDPLDTATSAVPMPRMLDVAASKPPVLPDFALGRIPGWDQADPQMIDAIEELVAILDDKCFDAPLPELGQAAQTRELINFAEMAKCYYHFEARGRDQLSEKLCAAIDHGKDVMARDYISALDWRDVLNAGLEAIFNRADAIICPAALGPAPEGLDDTGSPIFNGLWTLAGVPVVTIPLFVAENGMPMGVQLVGRRGDDARLLRTARWLTSHLETIEDRELKL, encoded by the coding sequence ATGGCCCACAGCGTTAATCGTCAGGCGATACTTGGATTGGGGGCGGTCGCATTGCGCGACCGCCTCGCATCCGGCGCACTGAGTGCGGTCGAACTGGTTGAGGCGTGCCTCGAGCGGATTGGCGAACACGAGGAACAAATTGGCGCTTGGGCGTGGCTTGACGGAGATCACGCACTCCAACAGGCCCAGCGTTTGGATCAATGGCGTAAAGCGGGGCGGCCCCTTGGCCCGCTGCATGGGTTGCCTGTTGGTCTAAAAGATATCATCGACACGAAAGGCATTCCGACCGAGAACGGAACGCCCATCGATGCGGGACGTGTCCCTACCGAGGATGCATGGATTGTTGCACGGCTGCGCGCGGCAGGTGCGATCATCTTGGGGAAAACCGTCACGACCGAGGGTGCATTCATGCACGCCGGAAAGACCCGCAATCCCCATAATCCCGATCATACTCCGGGTGGGTCATCCCAAGGGTCCGCTGCGGCTGTCGCGGCGGGTATGGTGCCCTTTGCCGTTGGGACGCAAACCGGTGGCTCTGTCATTCGGCCCGCATCCTTTTGCGGTGTCGTCGGCTTCAAACCCAGCTTTGGCTTGATCCCGCGCACAGGTATTTTGTCCCAGTCTCCACATCTCGATACGGTCGGCGTTTTTGCCCGCTCTATTGAGGATTGCGCTCTATTGAGCGATGTGTTGACGGGCTACGATCCGCTAGACACCGCGACATCTGCGGTGCCTATGCCACGGATGCTCGACGTTGCAGCGTCTAAGCCGCCGGTTCTGCCTGATTTTGCGTTAGGTCGTATCCCCGGTTGGGATCAGGCGGACCCGCAAATGATTGACGCGATCGAAGAGCTTGTCGCCATTTTGGATGACAAATGTTTTGACGCACCTTTGCCAGAGTTAGGTCAGGCCGCACAAACGCGCGAGCTGATCAACTTTGCCGAGATGGCGAAATGCTACTACCATTTCGAAGCCCGAGGCAGGGATCAGTTGTCCGAAAAACTTTGCGCTGCGATTGATCACGGCAAAGATGTGATGGCACGCGATTACATCTCTGCGCTCGATTGGCGCGATGTGCTAAATGCGGGGCTTGAGGCGATCTTCAACCGCGCGGACGCGATCATTTGTCCGGCGGCTTTGGGTCCAGCGCCCGAAGGGCTCGACGATACAGGAAGTCCGATTTTCAACGGCCTTTGGACGTTGGCGGGTGTGCCTGTCGTGACGATACCGCTTTTTGTTGCGGAAAATGGAATGCCGATGGGTGTGCAACTGGTTGGCAGACGCGGTGATGATGCCCGTCTGTTACGCACAGCACGTTGGCTCACCTCACATCTAGAAACAATAGAAGACAGGGAACTAAAGCTATGA
- a CDS encoding malate synthase G, producing the protein MSYVKRSEIDVSADLAALIENEILLGIDADHFWDGYVALLKDLVPENRALLAKRDELQSQIDAWYTSHKGQTFDVEAANSYLREIGYIQPAPAPFEINVENVDPEIATVAGPQLVVPVMNARFALNAANARWGSLYDALYGTDAIEGAPSGKGYDAARGAQVVAWARAHLDQVAPLANGSWADVQAVEAGETLSITLGDGATTLANADHYAGYRDNGDVMLRVNGLLIEIKINRDSAIGATDPAGISDIRLESALTAIQDCEDSVAAVDAEDKCVVYANWLGLMKGTLQESFNKGGKVMTRRLNDDVTYTAPDGAGVTHPGRALVLVRNVGHLMTNNAIMWNGEETPEGIMDAVITVACAMHDLTKTDGLRNSRAGSVYVVKPKMHGPEEVAFANTLYGRVEDMLGLPRNTVKLGIMDEERRTSANLAACINAVKTRCVFINTGFLDRTGDEIHTMMQAGPVIPRGEMAQSAWLGAYENGNVDTGLAAGFTGQAQIGKGMWARPDDMADMLQAKIGHPKAGANTAWVPSPTAATLHATHYHHVNVTDVQNDLRARPHASLDALLTPPVMIGRNVSDEEVTRELENACQSILGYVVRWVDQGIGCSKVPDIDDVALMEDRATLRISAQYLANWVEHGICTKDQVEAAFRRMAPKVDAQNAGDAAYSPMAPAFDGAAFNAARALVIEGIAQPSGYTEPLLYKARLSVKQAAK; encoded by the coding sequence ATGTCATATGTAAAAAGATCCGAAATCGATGTTTCTGCCGATCTGGCGGCGCTCATTGAAAACGAAATCCTGCTCGGAATTGATGCCGATCACTTTTGGGATGGATATGTTGCGCTTCTCAAGGATCTGGTGCCAGAAAATCGCGCCCTTCTGGCGAAACGTGATGAGCTGCAATCGCAGATCGATGCGTGGTATACCTCGCACAAAGGTCAGACCTTTGATGTTGAGGCCGCAAATTCGTACTTGCGTGAGATCGGCTATATTCAACCCGCACCGGCCCCCTTCGAGATCAACGTCGAGAACGTCGATCCGGAGATCGCAACTGTTGCGGGACCGCAGCTTGTTGTGCCTGTGATGAATGCGCGATTTGCGTTGAACGCGGCCAATGCGCGTTGGGGATCGCTCTATGATGCGCTCTATGGCACAGATGCGATTGAGGGCGCTCCATCAGGCAAAGGCTATGATGCGGCACGTGGCGCACAGGTCGTGGCATGGGCGCGCGCCCATCTGGATCAGGTTGCTCCATTGGCAAACGGATCGTGGGCGGATGTTCAGGCCGTAGAGGCTGGTGAAACTTTGTCGATCACCCTTGGTGATGGCGCAACCACACTGGCCAATGCGGATCACTATGCAGGCTACCGTGACAACGGCGATGTCATGTTGCGCGTCAACGGCCTTCTCATCGAGATCAAAATCAACCGCGACAGCGCAATTGGCGCAACGGACCCCGCGGGCATTTCCGATATCCGTTTGGAAAGTGCTCTTACGGCTATTCAGGACTGCGAAGATTCCGTGGCTGCGGTCGATGCCGAAGACAAATGTGTGGTCTACGCCAACTGGCTCGGCCTGATGAAAGGCACTCTGCAAGAGAGCTTCAATAAGGGCGGCAAGGTCATGACGCGTCGTTTGAACGACGATGTGACCTACACAGCCCCCGATGGCGCGGGCGTCACTCATCCTGGTCGCGCGTTGGTGCTGGTGCGCAACGTGGGTCACCTGATGACCAACAATGCAATTATGTGGAACGGCGAAGAAACCCCCGAAGGCATCATGGACGCGGTGATCACCGTGGCCTGTGCCATGCATGACCTGACCAAAACGGACGGCCTGCGCAACTCGCGTGCAGGGTCGGTCTATGTCGTAAAGCCGAAAATGCACGGACCCGAAGAGGTGGCCTTTGCCAACACGCTCTACGGTCGCGTCGAAGATATGCTTGGCCTGCCCCGCAACACGGTCAAACTGGGGATCATGGACGAAGAACGCCGGACCTCGGCCAACCTTGCGGCCTGTATCAATGCCGTTAAAACCCGCTGCGTGTTTATCAACACAGGCTTCCTTGATCGGACCGGCGATGAAATCCACACCATGATGCAGGCGGGTCCGGTCATTCCACGTGGCGAGATGGCACAAAGTGCATGGCTCGGCGCCTATGAAAACGGCAATGTCGACACCGGTCTGGCCGCAGGCTTCACCGGTCAGGCACAAATCGGCAAAGGCATGTGGGCGCGCCCCGATGATATGGCGGACATGCTACAGGCCAAGATCGGCCACCCGAAAGCCGGTGCAAATACCGCGTGGGTGCCCTCGCCTACGGCTGCCACGCTGCACGCCACACATTACCACCACGTGAATGTGACGGATGTTCAAAATGATCTGCGCGCGCGGCCCCATGCTTCGCTCGACGCCCTTTTGACACCGCCAGTGATGATCGGGCGCAATGTGTCCGACGAGGAAGTGACACGCGAATTGGAAAACGCCTGTCAATCTATTCTCGGATATGTGGTGCGTTGGGTTGATCAAGGTATCGGTTGCTCGAAAGTGCCCGATATCGACGATGTGGCCCTCATGGAAGACCGCGCCACGCTGCGGATTTCCGCACAATATCTCGCAAACTGGGTCGAGCACGGCATTTGCACAAAAGACCAAGTCGAGGCTGCGTTCCGCCGCATGGCCCCAAAGGTTGATGCGCAAAATGCGGGTGATGCGGCGTATAGTCCGATGGCTCCGGCATTCGATGGTGCGGCGTTCAACGCGGCCCGCGCATTGGTTATTGAGGGGATTGCACAACCCTCGGGCTACACCGAACCGCTTCTTTACAAAGCGCGTTTGAGTGTGAAGCAAGCCGCGAAATAA